One genomic segment of Impatiens glandulifera chromosome 6, dImpGla2.1, whole genome shotgun sequence includes these proteins:
- the LOC124942555 gene encoding proline-rich protein 27-like gives MASVEVSPAAPIEEVIKTEEVATPVEETVEAVATEETVAETEAPVAEEPEAESPVSEEPAVVVEAEAEEPVAEEPTVEEPVSEEPAAVVEEPAVEEKAVPVEAEEPVAEEKAVPVEAEEPVVEAEEPVAEVEEPAAEVAEEKAVPVEAVEEAATAAVVEEAPVEE, from the exons ATGGCATCTGTTGAG GTTTCACCCGCTGCCCCAATTGAGGAAGTGATCAAGACCGAGGAAGTTGCAACCCCGGTAGAGGAAACCGTTGAGGCCGTGGCTACAGAAGAAACCGTGGCAGAGACAGAGGCTCCTGTTGCTGAAGAACCGGAAGCAGAGTCCCCGGTTTCCGAGGAACCAGCTGTAGTTGTTGAAGCCGAGGCAGAGGAACCTGTTGCTGAAGAACCAACAGTGGAAGAGCCTGTTTCCGAGGAACCAGCAGCCGTTGTTGAGGAACCGGCTGTCGAAGAAAAGGCTGTCCCTGTCGAGGCTGAGGAGCCTGTGGCCGAGGAAAAGGCAGTACCCGTAGAGGCTGAGGAGCCAGTTGTCGAGGCTGAGGAGCCAGTTGCCGAGGTTGAGGAGCCAGCTGCCGAGGTGGCTGAGGAAAAGGCGGTTCCGGTAGAGGCGGTGGAGGAAGCGGCGACTGCGGCGGTGGTGGAAGAGGCTCCGGTTGAAGAGTAA